A section of the Oscarella lobularis chromosome 15, ooOscLobu1.1, whole genome shotgun sequence genome encodes:
- the LOC136196332 gene encoding oxygen-dependent coproporphyrinogen-III oxidase, mitochondrial-like isoform X2, producing MFSALLRPLLRPSTHGVVFSKGAIATFSSVSFVRSRPYVKRSVVAGVIAAGFGTILTYQKAYCRSSEDSSLVCKLYMAESLTPNVEELSKKSEGMKYKMEVYCLKLQSRVCHALEEIDGGAFIADRWLRKEGGGGVSCVLQNGSVFEKAGVNVSVVHGKLPPAAVQQMRSRGKKLKSGDRLPFWAVGISSVVHPRNPHCPTIHFNFRYFEVDDGEGGTQWWFGGGTDLTPAYLNENDVIHFHRTLKDACMKHDSSYYRKFKKWCDDYFDVTHRGERRGVGGIFFDDIDTPSQDEVFSFIKSCGDAVVPSYIPIIKCHLNDAFTEQEKCWQQLRRGRYVEFNLVHDRGTKFGLFTPGARIESILMSLPLTARWEYMHRPEPGSREEALLKVLREPKDWISLD from the exons atgTTTTCCGCACTTTTGCGACCGCTTTTGCGGCCATCGACGCATGGAGTCGTATTTTCTAAAG GTGCCATCGCAACTTTCTCCAGCGTATCTTTCGTTCGCTCTAGACCCTACGTAAAGCG TTCCGTTGTGGCTGGCGTAATCGCAGCGGGATTTGGAACGATTCTCACGTACCAAAAG GCGTACTGTCGTTCAAGCGAAGACTCCTCGCTCGTCTGCAAGCTCTACATGGCCGAATCACTGACGCCAAACGTGGAAGAACTATCAAAG AAGTCCGAAGGAATGAAGTATAAAATGGAAGTCTATTGTCTCAAGCTACAG AGTCGAGTCTGTCACGCtttggaagaaatcgacggaGGTGCGTTTATAGCAGACAGATGGCTTAGAAAAGag ggtgGGGGCGGCGTGAGTTGCGTACTTCAAAATGGCAGCGTCTTCGAAAAAGCCGGCGTGAACGTCTCCGTTGTCCATGGGAAATTGCCTCCAGCAGCAGTTCAACAAATGAGATCAAG gggaaagaaattgaagagtgGAGATCGACTTCCCTTTTGGGCGGTGGGAATAAGTTCCGTCGTTCATCCG AGAAATCCCCATTGTCCGACGATTCACTTCAATTTTCGCTACTTCGAAGTGGACGACGGCGAGGGAGGAACGCAGTGGTGGTTCGGCGGGGGAACGGATTTGACTCCGGCCTATTTGAACGAGAAC GATGTGATTCACTTTCATCGAACTCTAAAGGACGCCTGCATGAAGCACGATTCGTCCTACTACAGAAAATTCAAGAAATGGTGCGACGATTATTTCGACGTGACGCACAGAG GAGAGAGACGAGGCGTGGGAGGAATatttttcgacgacatcgataCACCGTCCCAGGACGAAGTCTTCTCTTTTATAAAG TCTTGCGGTGATGCCGTCGTACCTTCGTATATCCCAATAATTAAATGCCATCTCAATGATGCATTTACCGAGCAAGAAAA GTGCTGGCAGCAGTTGAGGAGGGGAAG ATACGTCGAATTTAATTTGGTGCACGATCGCGGCACCAAATTCGGCTTGTTCACTCCCGGCGCTCGCATCGAAAGCATTCTCATGTCTCTGCCCCTTACAGCG CGTTGGGAATACATGCACAGGCCAGAGCCTGGCTCCAGAGAAGAAGCACTCTTGAAAGTTCTTCGTGAGCCCAAAGACTGGATTTCTTTGGATTAA
- the LOC136196334 gene encoding uncharacterized protein, giving the protein MSSSSGVMSLEAKIVVLGSQGVGKTSLVLRYIGKLFSNTVSPTIGASFFTFKLTVENHRVKLQLWDTAGQERFRSMAPMYYRKANAAMLVYDITSLTSFEAIQSWVNELKRNVEGRIVMCLVGNKSDLESQRAVDRAKAQEYADSIDAYFFETSAMTDAGVQDAFLQVSRGLIRLNQELGVGSDEEESGRLSRGVGGNGAYLRRAGSTVEMYDSDEEDGRESLGFKEKCCTVA; this is encoded by the exons atgagcagcagcagcggagTCATGTCGTTggaagcgaaaatcgtcgttctAGGCAGTCAAG GAGTcggaaagacgtcgctcGTGCTTCGCTACATAGGCAAACTCTTTTCTAATACGGTCAGTCCGACGATAGGGGCGTCgttcttcactttcaaacT AACGGTCGAAAATCATCGCGTGAAATTACAATTGTGGGACACGGCGGGTCAAGAACG atTCCGGTCTATG GCACCAATGTACTATCGAAAGGCAAACGCAGCGATGCTAGTATACGACATTACGTCACTGACCAGTTTCGAGGCAATACAAAGCTGGGTAAACG AACTAAAGCGCAACGTAGAGGGACGAATAGTAATGTGCCTCGTCGGCAACAAATCGGACTTGGAAAGCCAACGAGCCGTCGATCGCGCCAAGGCCCAAGAGTACGCCGACTCGATCGACGCCTATTTCTTCGAGACGTCGGCGATGACCGACGCCGGCGTTCAGGACGCGTTCCTGCAAGTCTCCCGGGGACTTATACGTTTAAATCAGGAATTGGGTGTGGGaagcgacgaggaggagagcgGGAGACTTAGTCGGGGCGTCGGCGGCAACGGGGCCTATCTGAGGCGAGCGGGAAGTACTGTAGAAATGTacgacagcgacgaggaggacgGTCGAGAGTCGTTAGGATTTAAGGAGAAGTGTTGCACTGTTGCATGA
- the LOC136196332 gene encoding late secretory pathway protein AVL9 homolog isoform X1, with protein MSSDSSGDCSVRHVVVVDFHYQNGCQIDYSFPEIESDKIATIWRFLPHLSIPDGAHKTEEGSVFFTIPTSVEHPFGGKRIFGISYYRQIDANEVPLEDRKTPRSTILKAVVVLIDQPYFGFIHAKLVAITKAYFDSKDFSNKEIIKEFYDSLSVSSIKREELHFYHIGINLSHLIKKFRHKILLIFKLLLLEQKVLFYGASAERVCFTFLSFLSIYPGLLSQELSFSQSSEPKDDMGFPLSLFSNECVFEPYLPLQQLESLTLGKYKGYLVGATNPLMRHKTDWIDAVVDVEECSLTLTSSYLTSVLSSTVADERFSQYLIDHVAPDIETQDERTQWEGSEEWIRAQFKLYLVSLFCCSLCQGSALWADFNDDYVVMLRSTQHYSKWKEKGQPGMTEIEPQHPFHGQMSPSDVGRRVAKFVGLNDVQASQIVADANRAMKTVKETMGSLWSTAKSWFNQDDEDSEEKNTD; from the exons ATGTCCAGCGATAGCAGCGGAGATTGCAGcgttcgccacgtcgtcgtggTCGATTTTCATTATCAGAACGGGTGTCAG ATCGATTATTCCTTCCCGGAGATCGAATCGGACAAAATAGCGACGATTTGGCGCTTTCTACCGCACTTATCGATTCCAGACGGCGCTCACAAGACAGAAGAAG GATCCGTTTTCTTCACAATCCCGACTTCAGTTGAACATCCCTTCGGAGGAAAACGCATTTTCGGAATATCGTACTACAGACAAATCGACGCAAAC GAAGTTCCATTGGAAGATCGAAAAACGCCGAGATCGACTATATTGAAGGCAGTGGTTGTTCTGATAGATCAG CCATATTTTGGTTTTATTCATGCCAAATTGGTTGCCATAACGAAAGCCtactttgattcaaaagaCTTTTCTAATAAGGAAATTATTAAA GAGTTCTATGATAGTCTCTCCGTTTCATCTATtaaaagagaagaactgCACTTCTATCATATTG GAATTAATTTAtctcatttaattaaaaagtttCGTCACAAG attttGCTCATCTTCAAACTTCTCCTTCTTGAGCAGAAA GTTCTATTCTATGGAGCTTCTGCAGAGAGAGTTTGCTTCACGTTTCTATCatttctctctatatatCCAG GACTACTAAGTCAAGAATTGAGCTTTAGCCAGAGCAGTGAACCTAAA GATGACATGGGATTTCCCTTGTCTTTATTTTCGAAC GAATGCGTTTTTGAGCCGTACTTGCCCCTGCAACAGCTTGAGAGTCTAACACTGGGAAAATATAAGGGATATCTCGTTGGAGCAACGAATCCACTAATGAGGCATAAAACCGATTGGATTGATGCCGTTGTTGAC GTTGAAGAATGCAGTCTAACGCTTACGTCGTCTTACCTCACTTCCGTGCTATCGTCTACTGTAGCGGATGAACGATTCAGTCAATATTTGATTGATCACGTCGCGCCTGATATCGAAACCCAGGATGAGAGAACCCAATGGGAAGGAAGTGAAGAATGGATTCGAGCTCAATTCAAACTCTATCTTGTCTCTCTCTTCTGCTGCTCCTTATGCCAAG ggtCTGCTTTGTGGGCGGATTTCAACGATGATTATGTAGTGATGTTGAGATCGACTCAGCATTACTCAAagtggaaagagaaagggcAGCCAGGAATGACGGAAATTGAACCACA GCATCCATTTCATGGCCAAATGTCTCCTTCTGACGTCGGTCGCAGAGTAGCCAA ATTTGTTGGTCTAAATGACGTGCAGGCGAGTCAGATCGTAGCAGATGCAAACAGAGCTATGAAAACGGTCAAAGAAACTATGG GATCCTTGTGGTCAACAGCAAAGTCTTGGTTCAAtcaagatgacgaagacagtgaagagaaaaacactgattga
- the LOC136196335 gene encoding adenosine 5'-monophosphoramidase HINT1-like — protein MAEEVTKAQSAASGGSETIFSKIIRREIPADIIYEDAECLAFNDIQPQAPIHFLVIPKKPIAQLSKSEETDEKLLGHLLYSARKIAEERKLEKGYRVIINDGPDGAQSVYHLHLHVMGGRQMSWPPG, from the exons ATGGCCGAAGAAGTAACGAAAGCGCAGTCGGCAGCTAGCGGAGGCAGCGAAACCATTTTTTCCAAAATCATTCGACGCGAAATTCCGGCTGACATCATTTACGAAGACGCCGAG TGCCTCGCGTTCAACGACATTCAGCCTCAAGCGCCTATTCATTTCTTGGTCATACCAAAGAAACCAATAGCTCAACTTTCGAAATCTGAAGAGACAGACGAAAAG TTGCTCGGCCACCTGCTTTATTCCGCTCGCAAGATAGCGGAAGAAAGGAAATTAGAAAAGGGATATCGCGTCATCATCAATGACGGTCCAGACGGTGCTCAAAGTGTCTATCACTTGCATTTGCATGTGATGGGTGGAAGGCAAATGAGCTGGCCTCCGGGATAA